TCACTTCATATTCCAAAAATGACCCCTTCTAATGCAGCATTTGTTACATTCTTACATTCAGATTTTTAATTCATATTATGATTCTTGACCTATCACATTTGAATGCAGAAATACCATCCAACAAGAGTTCTTACACTAGTTTACCAGCCTTTTGCCTTTGGGCTCACCTGCATCTTTACATACTATGAAGCTAAACTCAACACGAGGCGGAGAAATCTTGCTGGATTTGCACTTTTCTTCCTTAGTTCTTTGGCGTTAATAATGGTAAGTATATTGGGTATTGCCTTATGCCTTATGCATAACAGATTGATGTTGTGCCAGTATGCAGCTCATGTAAATCATCTTTCTTACTGTAGCTGGACATTGGTACGAAAGGACACGGTGGAATTCCCCCATACATTGGAATATGCATTATCAGTGCCCTTTTCGGGACATCTGATGCCCTCGTTCAAGGTGGAATTGTTGGCGACATTTCCTTGATGTGCCCAGAGTTCATTCAGGTCAccttttagtttattattactgtacTTTGTGATTAACTTTGTATATCTTGCCGCATTTTACCTTTGTTGACTTGTCGTTTTCTTCGTGTTTTCAGTCCTTCTTGGCAGGCCTGGCTGCATCAGGAGTTCTAACATCAGCTTTGAGATTAATCACAAAGGCAGCGTTTGAGGACTCACAAAATGGTCTTCGAAATGGAGCCAGTACGTCCTGATCTTTCCAGATTTTTTTTTCTTACATAATGGAAGAGACATCTCCGTGGGCCTCTGCATTATATGATCAACATATACAAATTTAGTAAAATTGTGATATAACATAAAAGTAGCACAATGGTCTAGACCCAACATGATCAAACAAGTTTCAGCACTTGCTCTTCCTGGATGTTTGGGTGCTTATTTTGATCTTGTAGATCTACTAAAATACCGCGTCATGCATCTGTGTAACCAATCCATGTATGTTTTTTTCTAAAACTAATCCATGTATGTTATTTGGTGCAGTGCTATTCTTCTCGGTAACATGCCTCTTCGAGCTACTTTGCTTCCTTCTATACGCATATGTTTTTCCCAAATTACCCATCGTGAAGTACTACCGCACAAAGGCAGCTTCTGAAGGTAGCATGACCGTTGGCAGCGACCTTGCTGCTGCAGGAGTCAAAACTGAGCAAGATAGACAGGTTTGTCTGTCAGATCGTACCAGTGCCTATAACCAATGTTTTGTAAGTTCATCAGGAGAACAAAGTGTTGATGTACTGAATTTGCAGGTTGAGGAGGATCCCCTGAAGCACGAACGTCTCAGTACCAAACAGCTGCTGATGCAGAACATAGACTATGCGGTTGACATTTACTTAATATATGTCTTGACCCTATCAATCTTCCCTGGATTTCTATCCGAAGACACGGGAGCACACAGTCTGGGAACATGGTATTGTTTTCATCTTGCGCTTGTATCTGGCATCTAACTTCTGAATGACAGCATCTGCAAAATTCTGATTTGTCCTGCCAGTATCTGACAATGCTGTTTTCTGACAAAATTCAGGTACGCGCTTACGCTTATCTCGATGTACAACGTGTTAGATCTGATCGGTAGGTACGTGCCGCTGATCAAGTGCATGAAGATAACTAACCGGAAGGTCCTGATGGGGGCGATCCTGGCGCGGTTCCTGTTCATCCCGGCATTCTACTTCACGGCCAAGTACGGCGATCAAGGGTACATGATCTTCCTGACATCCTTACTGGGCCTGACCAATGGCTACCTCACCGTGTGCGTCCTTGCCGAGGCGCCCAACGGGTACAAGGCAAGTCTCCTCCTTCCTGGTCGATGCAAATATCATGTTTGGAAACGAAATGTTTTGCCACGAGGAGTTGATCACTCACTGTCTCACGGTTATGGATGGGTCTGGGTTGTGTTGTATGCTGAGCACTTGTTTTTGCTTGTGCAGGGGCCGGAGCAGAATGCTCTGGGCAACGTGCTCGTGGTGTGCCTCCTCGCCGGCTTATTCTCCGGTGTCGTGCTCGACTGGATGTGGTTGATAGGCAAGGGCTGGTAGACGAGCTCTTTCGTGTTGTTCGGCCGGCGCGTTTGGCAGTTCAGACTCTTTAGATAGAATGTTGCAGAAAAAAGGATTACTGCAGTATAATAGTATATTTCGAGTGATTATTAATGTTCTTAAAGTAAGTGTTCTCCAATGTTAGTATGCCCATGGTGCCTGTTTGTAAATCCCTTTCTTGAGCTTTGCTGTCCTGTCTGCGATGTGCTCTCTGTCGCCTCCTTTTCTCAGCCGCTAGGGCTTGGCTCCTGCATTTCATGTTAGAGACAAGTTCATTCATTCAGACTTCTGAGATAAGTAAGTACCACACCAGTTTTAACTTGTACACAAATCATTTGGTTCCAGTAGTTTTTGGGTTGTTTTTAGGGTGCAGAGATGGGGCGACGGGCAAATCTTCGTTCAGGCTTGCGCAGGTATCCACAGTCTGATCTGGGTTTGTTGTGATCCATGGAGAGCCCGCTTCGTTCGGCCCATTGATTGAGTTTGCCATAGCACACGGCGGCGTCTGCCTAAAAAAACAAGGAAAAAGGAAACCACACGACTGTGTTGTGTAGTGGCCTAGTGGGGTGGGGCCTGCCTGTTGCCCGTGGGATTGCAGACCAGCTGGTGCCAAATCAGCAAAGGTTCATACATTCCTACTTTACTTTTCTTGTCCATGAGCCTACCACGGCTCGGATGGGATATTCCGTCCGTCCAGCCGTCTAAGTTAGGAGTAATTAATTTGAAATTAAAAATTATACTATACTATATTTACTCTTTCAGAATTATTGGTATTAAGACATGCAAAATAAGCAATTAGTTACCTTCTGCTTTTTTTTTACCCAACGCACAACTTGAAGCCAGTCTTCCATTACACTTGGCACGTTAGATTTTTGGTTAATTGGAGGAGAGAGTATAAAAAAATAAGGTCACCTTTTCTTTTCTACACAATACCATTTGCCTTCCCTTAGCAACGCAATTGGAGGAGAGAGTATAAAAAAAAGTTATGACTTCCCTACCATTGTGCATGTCCTTAAAACACATCAAGATTTATACAATCAGCCTGTGACTAAGAAAAGCCGGACAATCCTCTATCCACTCTGCATCTAAGACATTATCGCATGCAAAATGCACACTCATGATCGAGCTCGTTCGGCAAAACGAAAATCAGAAGACTCAAAATAAGAGATGAGCTCCACCAAGCTCGCTAAAAATAGGAGCAATCAAAGAACAACGATTGTGTCTCCCCTTCCACTACTTCTACGGCTTCACCGGCTCCTCACAATCCATCAACGATTTGGTTGCACCCTTGCTAATTGGCAAATATGACCATCTCGAAAGGCAAATGCTTCGACCAATAGGGGATCTGTTATGTCACGATAAAAACGGCACCATTCACCTCCAAAGTCGTTTACATCCCTTGTGACTCCACCGACTCCAGCTATACCTTGTTCCTCATGTCATGAACTACACTATTGGAGTTTTGTTTAAACACCCTTGTTTCTAGACCATGCCAAGTACACGGTAGACGTTTTATCATAACATGTATCGTTATGAGTCCAATGATTTCTCTGAGTCCTAGATGGCCAATATAATAGagattaatctctctctccctgaCTGGACATAGGATCACAAAGTATATCCATCGCCCATGTGTCAGGATGCAAGATTTGTAGTTTCATGTACAAAATCTCGGGCAACATCCCAAAATTATTTTGCATTTCCACATACTATCAACACATGTAATAAAGTACCTCATGCTGTTTTAAGAACCGATGAAGTACTATGAATATCTAACATGTTGCCTCGTGAGGGTTGTGACATGGCCACATGGGTATATCATATCGGGTCCTAAGCATTGCTATCCATGGTACAAAGCCCAAGAAGGAATAGAGAAAAGCCCACGAAGAAGTCTGGAGGAATCCGAAGATATCTCATTAGGAAAGCTAAGCCCATATTTGGTGAACCGACATGTACTGTAACTTGACCTTGAGGTGGACTGTAAGACCTAGCCCGCTATATAGGGGCAAGGAGGAGCCACCGAGAGGGGACATATTCGATCAGAGCAAACACCTAGTAACCCTAGTTCCACATATTGTAATCTCGGCGATTCTCCCTTGATAGTAATACTCGTCGGCTGCCTAagtttggctgaccggtttgttGATTCGTTAGTTTCCTCCTTCCTGAAAaccaagtccatcatcatgggcatTGACGAAGTTAACCCTTTTTCATTGGCGCTATGCGGGGAGCTTGGACGCTGGAAACATGAACTCGACGACGTCTTCGTCAAGCAAAAAATCTACTAGATCGGGGGATCAGGTGCGCTTCGAATCGACAATTTTTCGTTCGCACCCACCCACCCTTCTACCGGCTTCTGGCGACTTTAGCCGAGGGAGGGATCCAACGATCGGGAGCTACATCAGAACGAAAGGAAGTTTTCGCTGGTCGGATCCGATCCGTTCGAAGTTGACGGCGGAAGCATCGACATCAAGATCTTCATCaacatcatccatcggatccacgTGCGGTAAATGCTCGGACGAGATGGTGCGGAGCAACGTTGGATCTGCGGCAAGCTTGGGAGATCTCTTCGAGTTACTCGACGGGGTATCCTTCAGATCAGCATTAACAACCAGTAGCAACGCGTTGGCTCGGGTGTCTCAGCACCCGACGATCGAGAGCATCGACAACGCGGGCAACGACACCGGAGACAGCGTAAACTCCGGAATCAGTAAAGCTTCTTCATATCTAAGTTTTTGCGCAAGCTTTCCACAGACATCGCCAATGATAAAGGGTTAACTTCATCAatgcccatgatgatggacttgggtttcAGGAAGGACACTGGCGAATCAACAAACCGGTTAGCCAGACTTAGGTAGCCAACGAGTATTACTATCAAGGGCGAATCGCCCAGATTACAATATGTGGAACTAGGGTTACAAGGTGTTTGCTCTGATAGAATATGTTCCCTCTCGGtggctgttgcggtcagaaacccaccggcgagcagcgacgggcaacacaggagagccgggaggctcccaggactgcggctggccctggtccctccgagcgacggcccgcaaagactccggcacgcacgtccgatgctggtgcaagggcgtgccacctgacctatacctggtcagaaaggtgatgaagatgcctcgcttagtttcctgcatggcatacacgtaaacattaaatacgagcctcgatcggctctcaggttgtcctgtgaatcggctcaaagagccgatccacccatgattcgcacgaggtgtacgaatatatggtggtcctgcttgatcagaataaagctaaagcaatctactacgatttagggttttcaccgcataatcggaacatcctactcgtgattgagcctcgcggccacgcacggtgatcgtaagccgatcctagacaaggcctaaaaaccaacacgaggttgatccccggatcatcctctctagggctagcaaactacaccctacgcgccgctggatccttcaaccctttgtaaggcctaactatgcagatattaaactaatccttgaagaacaaggagcaaccataacggatcggatctactaaataatgatcaagcggggtaccgcccctacacctaagataggtgtaagggcggctagatgtctaagggttgcacgacgacagcatatgatacgatgaacaatgctaaccctaacacatctaagataactacattgctcgccatcaaaaaggcttcagtacgagcaacgcatgaacaacgaataaacttgtactgcctagatcgcaagatgcgatctaggcagcatgatgcttacccggaagaaaaccctcgagacaagggagttggcgatgcgcctagattggtttgtggtgaacgtgattgttgtttatttcataaaccctagatacatatttatagtccgtagactttctaacgtgggaataatcccaaccgtgcacgagccaaactctatctaatcgatacgtatcctactatattactgatacacgggccaactagccaaactttgcatataaggccgattcacgtatattcttccatgtatattcttcaagcccatcttgatcgcggcccacctctgactcggtcaaattctggtgataacacatgcccccctggttttggaattgataattccaaaatcactctgctttttcttcgtcgggtcatgtcgtggcagaaccatcgcagtattcttcatcatgatgccttgccttctcagcttctctgcaagatttgatagctttagcatcacctcctcggaaactgcaatggcattaaatctccaccaggctcccccttatttaactgtgcgtggccgattcgcctcttcatccccctcttctgttctagctatcggcaccgaaaaaccctctttccctgtagcaatgtcttcttcttcctccgtctcctccggcctctctttccaatcctcttcctcgagcgagccgatgtcagagccagagtgggacttcAACTTCGTGTCAGATGGCCCACCAGAAGCCCTCGTCggatcagatggcgacctgcccctgactgatggggaaGTTGAtctccagttcctcattgaaggggaactggagagcgagagcgaggatgacctccactcctggaggaaccccacttcctccgataaggaggaggaagaggaagacgaggaagaagaggaggaacaggaagaagaggaggaagacgactcctcctcctccgctgggtacccgccggcgaagcgcttccgcgcttgggcggacagtgaagatgatgatgatgacgaagaggaaaaagctccggccgagggctggggcagcagcgacgaggagttctccggaagcagcgccggcggcagctacgatgccgatgacgagggcagcgagtaGAGTAGGAACAGTAGTACtcaagcaatcggctcttcttttgttccccctttcttgagcaatcggctcttcattgtaaaaaccctccttttattaatgaagaagtatttccaatCAACTTTTTTGTCGATAGTCAACGTCAAACGAtctcccaaaagagccgatggcatcgcatcggtctctaccataaaaacacgagtaaggccgacccagctgcccctccaaacggtaacctgcgacctccgtctgagaaagcaaactcagatccccaaatcgccgcctgagcagttccaacttACAGCCACCCGCatcccagatctcgaccgcgccacCCCAGCTctacagcgcatccaatggcggaatcatccaataccaacgccatggtctccggtctgaaggtaatccttaacctcctctcgccattcgaatcgacgttaggattaatagcaaacacctgaattaatgttctgttccgttgttaattttaggtttcagacatcttactgccacatccttctctcgcaaattctatgtgcctcggtccccgttcttccgagagttccgccctcttaatttcatgcgaggctaacagaatccccttcgtgaaccagaacttagatctatcttcctgggccgactgcctgcgagcctggcctaatcctcctgaaggttgggtggcatggtacaatagagtatccaaaacccactatgctacctgggaagccatagggatagccgatgccttgtctttatcattgtccccccttgaaaagaatgaaaatattctgaaaaccatcggctacttctggtccgatgcactgaactgcttcatgttcggccatggccctatgacaccaaccctgttggatgtggccatgatcacaggcctagacattgcatccccaagcccttcggcattcaaactgccgaaagtccctttcaccctttcctctaaaaaagagtgtaccagct
This region of Lolium perenne isolate Kyuss_39 chromosome 2, Kyuss_2.0, whole genome shotgun sequence genomic DNA includes:
- the LOC127333116 gene encoding equilibrative nucleotide transporter 3 yields the protein MGLEVAGAGAPEVQSKFWGIVVCFFLGNGSLFAWNSMLTIEDYYVTLFPKYHPTRVLTLVYQPFAFGLTCIFTYYEAKLNTRRRNLAGFALFFLSSLALIMLDIGTKGHGGIPPYIGICIISALFGTSDALVQGGIVGDISLMCPEFIQSFLAGLAASGVLTSALRLITKAAFEDSQNGLRNGAMLFFSVTCLFELLCFLLYAYVFPKLPIVKYYRTKAASEGSMTVGSDLAAAGVKTEQDRQVEEDPLKHERLSTKQLLMQNIDYAVDIYLIYVLTLSIFPGFLSEDTGAHSLGTWYALTLISMYNVLDLIGRYVPLIKCMKITNRKVLMGAILARFLFIPAFYFTAKYGDQGYMIFLTSLLGLTNGYLTVCVLAEAPNGYKGPEQNALGNVLVVCLLAGLFSGVVLDWMWLIGKGW